A genome region from Syntrophorhabdaceae bacterium includes the following:
- the galE gene encoding UDP-glucose 4-epimerase GalE: protein MKVFVTGGAGYVGSHVVKLLGEQGHSVLVYDNLSTGHEWAVLSADLVKGDLADGQLLKKTLGEYAPDAVMHFAASIQVEESVRKPLMYYRNNVINSINLLEALTEHGVRYFIYSSTAATYGAPQKSPVDENTPLCPINPYGMTKVMVERVLQDMAAGGDFRYIALRYFNVAGADREARIGQAYREATHLITRALQTARGDQRKLLVFGTDYPTADGTCVRDYIHVEDLAAAHLLALTYLGETGLSDVMNCGYGHGFSVLDVVRAAKAVTGVDFPVEFAGRRPGDPPELVADSSKLKRLTGWSPLYDDLGFIIETAWAWEKKRWER, encoded by the coding sequence ATGAAGGTTTTTGTCACGGGCGGCGCCGGTTATGTCGGCAGCCACGTTGTAAAGCTTCTCGGGGAACAGGGCCACAGTGTCCTCGTCTACGATAACCTTTCCACGGGCCATGAATGGGCCGTGTTGTCGGCAGATCTCGTCAAGGGAGACCTTGCCGACGGGCAGCTTTTGAAGAAGACGCTCGGGGAATATGCTCCCGACGCGGTCATGCATTTCGCGGCATCCATCCAGGTGGAAGAATCGGTCCGAAAACCGCTCATGTATTACCGCAACAACGTCATAAACAGCATAAATCTCCTTGAGGCACTCACCGAGCACGGCGTGCGTTATTTCATCTATTCGTCGACGGCCGCCACGTACGGGGCGCCGCAAAAGAGCCCCGTCGACGAAAATACGCCTCTTTGTCCCATAAACCCCTACGGAATGACAAAGGTCATGGTGGAGAGAGTGCTTCAGGACATGGCCGCCGGTGGAGACTTCCGTTACATCGCCCTGCGCTATTTCAACGTCGCCGGCGCCGATCGGGAAGCCCGGATAGGTCAGGCTTACCGCGAGGCCACGCACCTCATCACCCGGGCCCTTCAAACAGCCCGCGGGGACCAGAGGAAGCTCCTCGTCTTCGGTACCGATTATCCCACGGCGGATGGCACCTGCGTCAGGGACTATATACACGTAGAGGACCTCGCGGCAGCGCATCTCCTGGCCCTCACGTATCTCGGGGAAACAGGCCTTTCCGATGTTATGAACTGCGGTTACGGACATGGATTTTCCGTCCTCGACGTGGTCAGGGCGGCCAAGGCGGTGACGGGGGTGGACTTCCCCGTGGAATTCGCCGGGCGCAGGCCGGGCGACCCGCCCGAACTGGTCGCCGACAGCTCAAAACTCAAGAGGTTGACGGGGTGGTCACCGCTTTACGATGACCTGGGTTTCATCATAGAGACCGCATGGGCATGGGAGAAGAAGAGATGGGAGCGGTGA
- a CDS encoding ElyC/SanA/YdcF family protein, whose amino-acid sequence MRTFAAAIAVIVAFAGLVVYAPAYLLYADPPQKADAVVLFLGNEYKERRAEAIQLMGEGYASYLVIPAYGRVAQAHNHGDASRKVVPSRPPHYPIVYEDTHIEIIEAKKLMDTRGLSSAIFVSSPHHMRRIKLITDRVFPRGSYRTTFVPTRFERRSDGLWFFHESEIKKVTSEYGKILWFFLYRWMK is encoded by the coding sequence ATGAGAACCTTTGCGGCCGCCATTGCCGTCATTGTCGCCTTTGCCGGTCTTGTGGTGTACGCACCCGCCTACCTTCTCTATGCCGATCCACCGCAGAAGGCGGATGCCGTCGTGCTCTTCCTGGGCAACGAATACAAGGAGCGCCGGGCGGAAGCCATACAGCTCATGGGCGAAGGATACGCATCCTATCTCGTTATACCCGCGTACGGCAGGGTGGCTCAGGCGCACAACCATGGCGACGCGTCACGCAAGGTCGTCCCTTCGCGTCCTCCCCATTATCCTATTGTATACGAGGACACCCACATCGAGATCATCGAGGCAAAGAAACTGATGGACACGAGGGGCCTGTCGTCTGCCATATTTGTCAGTTCCCCTCACCATATGAGGCGAATCAAATTGATAACAGACCGGGTGTTCCCCCGGGGCAGCTATCGGACCACATTCGTGCCGACCCGGTTTGAGAGGCGCAGCGATGGGTTGTGGTTCTTCCACGAATCAGAGATAAAAAAGGTGACCAGCGAGTATGGCAAGATCCTGTGGTTTTTCCTCTACAGGTGGATGAAGTAA
- a CDS encoding response regulator transcription factor: MKIRIVVADDHKIMREGLKALIEKQLDMEVAAEAQDGVTATKLARKLLPHIVIMDIGMPEMNGIDATRQIVAENKGVKIIALSMHSDRRFVLEMLKAGASGYLLKDSAFEELVSAVHTVMTGQSYLSPRITDIVVKEYLHNLPGNDQPTAFSILTRREREVLQLLAEGKTTKQIACTLNLSAKTVESHRQQIMDKLQTRSVAELTKYAIREGITSL; this comes from the coding sequence ATGAAGATTAGAATAGTGGTGGCAGATGACCACAAGATCATGCGGGAAGGCCTGAAGGCCCTCATTGAGAAACAGCTCGACATGGAGGTGGCGGCCGAGGCACAGGATGGTGTGACGGCAACAAAGCTGGCCCGCAAGCTTCTGCCGCACATCGTCATCATGGATATAGGCATGCCCGAGATGAATGGCATCGATGCCACCCGCCAAATCGTGGCCGAGAACAAGGGCGTGAAGATCATTGCCCTGTCGATGCATTCAGACAGGAGGTTTGTCCTCGAAATGCTCAAAGCCGGGGCATCGGGGTATCTCCTGAAGGACAGCGCCTTCGAGGAGCTTGTGAGCGCCGTCCACACAGTAATGACGGGCCAGTCCTATTTGAGCCCAAGGATCACGGATATAGTCGTCAAGGAATATCTCCATAACCTTCCCGGGAACGACCAACCCACCGCCTTCAGCATCCTTACCCGGCGGGAGAGGGAGGTCCTGCAGCTCCTGGCCGAGGGGAAGACCACGAAACAGATAGCCTGTACCCTGAATCTGAGCGCGAAAACGGTAGAGTCCCACAGGCAGCAGATCATGGACAAGCTCCAGACACGCAGTGTCGCGGAATTGACCAAGTATGCGATCAGGGAAGGCATAACCTCGCTCTAG
- a CDS encoding PAS domain S-box protein, with protein MKSPKITRQNGKARAPAKVAAGQATSLGEIQDVKAALEDSEARYRLLVRHSSDGVFLFNPRTLKILEANASFLKITGFREEEMTRLALPDIVVMRKKEIVENVRSVLQQSEIVSGLRQYRRKDGTFIDVEITSSLISHRSEQFIMVNVRDVTERLRAQHELERQARMLREQAEIIDIAEDAIIVRDAKNHILSWNRGAANRFGFSFEEARERPLSVLLKTRYPQPLKTIRKTLLAEGRWEGELVHRTKDGRRIVVESKWKLRRDKKGRPAAVLQIDNDITERKLAEDVLKRSKKELERRVVERTSELTEANTRLVQELKRRQQVEDMLRRGAERYKNLFENSPMGIYRTDPRGLILMANPTLIRMMGYSSFDEFAAAKSRKKTCEPTYLSTRIKDRLEGEGRVRGFEAKWKMRGGSSIYVRENARAIRDASGRTLYYEGTVEDISEQKQAEERLDQYQRQLRSLASELSLAEERERRRISNLLHDHIGQLLATAKMRLGWIESAVQDKAVEREIDEIRDHIGQAIQFSRSLIFELSPPILYDLGLEAALEWLTEQVEEHNSIHREFENDGIDKPIRDEIRVLLFTAVRELLVNVVKHARATCVKVTVRRVDESISIHVADDGTGFNTSNHSYHIAESRGFGLFSIRERLHSLGGHMEARSQVGRGARIILMAPLKAEQED; from the coding sequence ATGAAGAGCCCAAAGATAACGAGGCAAAACGGAAAGGCGCGTGCACCGGCGAAGGTTGCGGCCGGGCAGGCAACCTCCCTCGGCGAAATTCAAGATGTCAAGGCGGCGCTGGAAGACAGCGAGGCACGGTATCGCCTGCTCGTCAGGCATTCGTCAGATGGTGTGTTCCTTTTCAATCCCCGCACGCTTAAGATCCTCGAGGCGAACGCCAGCTTTCTGAAGATCACCGGATTTCGAGAGGAGGAGATGACCCGCCTTGCGTTACCCGATATCGTGGTCATGAGGAAAAAAGAGATTGTCGAGAACGTCCGGAGTGTTCTTCAACAATCGGAGATCGTGTCGGGATTGAGGCAGTACAGGAGAAAGGACGGCACCTTCATCGATGTGGAGATCACCTCTTCGCTCATCAGCCACAGGAGCGAACAGTTCATCATGGTGAATGTCCGAGACGTGACGGAAAGGCTGAGAGCGCAGCATGAGCTTGAGCGGCAGGCAAGGATGCTCCGCGAGCAGGCGGAGATTATCGATATCGCGGAAGACGCAATCATCGTTCGTGACGCGAAGAACCACATTCTTTCCTGGAACAGGGGCGCGGCAAACCGTTTTGGATTTTCCTTTGAGGAGGCCCGGGAGCGGCCCCTATCAGTTCTCTTGAAGACACGGTATCCGCAACCGCTAAAAACAATCAGGAAAACCCTCCTTGCCGAAGGAAGATGGGAGGGAGAGCTTGTTCATCGTACGAAGGATGGCAGGCGGATCGTGGTGGAAAGCAAATGGAAGCTTAGAAGGGACAAGAAGGGCAGGCCTGCCGCGGTGCTGCAGATCGACAACGATATTACGGAGCGCAAGCTCGCCGAGGATGTGCTGAAAAGATCAAAGAAGGAACTGGAGCGGCGGGTGGTGGAGCGCACGAGCGAGCTTACGGAGGCCAATACGCGCCTTGTTCAGGAACTGAAAAGGCGCCAGCAGGTCGAGGATATGCTCAGAAGGGGGGCCGAGCGGTACAAGAACCTGTTTGAGAACTCACCCATGGGTATATATCGGACTGACCCCCGGGGGCTGATTCTTATGGCGAACCCGACCCTGATCCGCATGATGGGTTATTCCTCATTCGATGAGTTTGCCGCCGCGAAGTCCCGCAAGAAGACCTGCGAGCCCACGTACCTTAGCACAAGGATAAAAGACCGACTGGAGGGGGAAGGTCGGGTCCGCGGGTTCGAGGCAAAATGGAAAATGCGCGGCGGTTCAAGCATATACGTGCGGGAGAATGCAAGGGCGATACGCGATGCCAGCGGGCGGACCCTCTATTATGAAGGCACCGTTGAGGACATCAGCGAACAGAAGCAGGCAGAGGAGAGGTTGGACCAATATCAGCGTCAGCTGCGGTCGCTGGCCTCCGAACTCTCCCTGGCCGAGGAGCGCGAGCGTAGAAGGATATCGAACCTCCTCCACGACCACATCGGCCAATTGCTCGCGACGGCCAAAATGAGGCTGGGATGGATCGAAAGCGCCGTTCAGGACAAAGCTGTCGAGCGGGAGATAGACGAGATACGCGACCACATCGGCCAGGCCATCCAGTTCAGCCGTTCCCTGATCTTCGAACTGAGCCCGCCCATACTCTATGACCTGGGTCTCGAGGCGGCGCTTGAATGGCTCACGGAGCAGGTGGAGGAGCACAACTCGATCCACCGGGAATTCGAAAATGACGGCATAGACAAGCCGATACGGGACGAGATACGAGTCCTTCTCTTCACGGCGGTACGGGAACTCCTCGTCAATGTCGTTAAGCACGCCAGGGCGACCTGCGTGAAGGTAACGGTGCGCAGGGTGGACGAGAGCATATCCATCCACGTCGCAGACGACGGGACGGGCTTCAACACCTCCAACCACAGCTATCATATAGCGGAGTCTCGGGGCTTCGGGCTATTCAGCATCCGCGAGCGCCTCCATTCGCTGGGTGGCCACATGGAAGCGCGCTCGCAGGTCGGCAGAGGGGCGCGGATAATACTGATGGCGCCGCTCAAGGCGGAACAGGAAGATTAA
- a CDS encoding flavodoxin family protein → MEVLVVYHSRSGNTKKLAQAIAAGVESVEGVACTTKDTGEVTKEDFQRADGVIAGSPVYFGSMAAELKGVFDKFVPVRKQMADKIGAAFATSGDLSGGKETTMMSIIQALLIYGMIVVGDPLDATGHYGVSCTGAPDEKAVENAGKLGKRVASLVLAIKQGTRCST, encoded by the coding sequence ATGGAAGTCTTGGTAGTCTATCATTCAAGGTCGGGGAATACGAAGAAGCTGGCGCAGGCCATTGCCGCCGGTGTCGAATCCGTCGAAGGTGTCGCCTGCACCACGAAGGACACGGGAGAGGTCACCAAGGAGGATTTCCAACGGGCCGACGGCGTGATAGCGGGTTCGCCGGTCTATTTCGGCAGCATGGCGGCCGAATTGAAAGGGGTTTTCGACAAATTCGTCCCCGTACGAAAGCAGATGGCCGACAAAATAGGGGCTGCGTTCGCCACGTCGGGGGACCTCTCGGGCGGGAAGGAAACAACCATGATGTCGATAATTCAGGCCCTGCTCATTTACGGCATGATCGTGGTGGGGGATCCCCTTGATGCAACAGGGCACTATGGTGTATCGTGCACGGGCGCGCCGGACGAGAAGGCGGTGGAAAATGCCGGGAAACTCGGGAAGAGAGTGGCAAGCCTGGTGTTAGCAATAAAGCAAGGAACGCGATGTTCCACGTGA
- the hpt gene encoding hypoxanthine phosphoribosyltransferase, whose translation MLKRLFSKQDIAKTVKGLARQIEKDFKGEEITFVCLLKGSFVFTSDLVRYIRNPSRIDFMRVSSYGNAMRTNGRINVLKDLEEDIEDKNVIIVEDIIDSGLTLTHVRSLLGDRKPKSLKICALIDKRCRREVEIEGDYVGFTIEDGFVVGYGIDYAEKYRNCPEICVVVEEDAE comes from the coding sequence ATGCTGAAAAGACTCTTTTCGAAGCAGGATATAGCGAAAACGGTAAAAGGGCTTGCGAGACAGATAGAAAAGGATTTCAAGGGCGAGGAAATCACCTTTGTTTGTCTCCTGAAAGGCTCCTTTGTGTTCACATCGGACCTTGTGCGTTATATAAGGAATCCGTCAAGGATAGACTTCATGCGCGTGTCCTCATACGGCAACGCGATGAGGACCAACGGCAGGATTAACGTGCTCAAGGACCTCGAGGAGGACATTGAGGACAAGAACGTCATTATTGTCGAGGACATCATAGATTCCGGTCTTACCCTGACACACGTACGCAGCCTCCTTGGCGACAGGAAGCCAAAATCCCTCAAGATCTGCGCCCTCATCGACAAAAGGTGCAGGAGAGAGGTGGAGATTGAGGGAGACTATGTGGGTTTTACCATCGAGGACGGCTTCGTCGTCGGTTATGGCATAGACTACGCGGAAAAATACAGAAATTGCCCGGAGATTTGCGTAGTCGTGGAGGAGGATGCCGAGTAA
- a CDS encoding MBL fold metallo-hydrolase — MRVKWYGHSAFLITTAKGVKIITDPYQSGAFGGDLRYGKITDEADIVLSSHDHDDHNYTKDIKGHFRYINKAGTYEEKGVRIRAVPSYHDGSRGSQRGSNLIFIIEADDLKVCHAGDLGHTLEAAGVREIGAVDILLLPVGGFFTIDASEATQVVDSLGPRVTIPMHFKTEKCDFPITPVEDFTRGKERVRVAGGTEVEFSKLTLPGEAEIVVLNYAL; from the coding sequence ATGAGGGTTAAATGGTACGGCCATTCGGCATTTCTCATAACGACGGCGAAGGGCGTAAAGATCATAACCGACCCGTACCAGTCTGGCGCATTCGGAGGGGACCTGAGGTACGGGAAGATCACCGATGAGGCGGATATTGTGCTCTCGAGCCATGACCACGATGATCATAATTACACGAAGGACATAAAGGGACACTTCAGGTACATTAACAAGGCAGGAACCTACGAGGAAAAAGGAGTGAGAATACGGGCCGTTCCGAGCTATCACGACGGTTCGAGGGGAAGCCAGCGGGGAAGTAACCTGATTTTTATCATCGAGGCCGACGACCTGAAGGTGTGTCATGCGGGAGATCTGGGTCACACCCTCGAGGCGGCCGGCGTAAGGGAGATAGGGGCTGTCGACATACTGCTGCTTCCTGTGGGCGGTTTCTTCACGATAGACGCCTCGGAGGCGACGCAAGTAGTCGATAGCCTGGGGCCGCGCGTCACCATACCGATGCACTTCAAGACGGAAAAATGCGATTTCCCCATAACCCCCGTGGAAGACTTTACGAGAGGCAAGGAGAGGGTCAGGGTTGCGGGCGGAACGGAGGTGGAGTTCTCGAAACTTACCCTGCCCGGCGAGGCCGAGATAGTTGTATTGAACTACGCGCTTTAG
- a CDS encoding MBL fold metallo-hydrolase, producing the protein MGPKKIHSGIYLVASSDITDGKDCCVYLLDLGELVLIDAGAGTSADAIVRNIESLGFDASRLSTIILTHCHIDHVGGAAALRERTGARIVMHELDAGPVEAGDQRMTAAHWYGVRFQPLPVDLTFCASRHVIAIGGHDIVLLHTPGHTPGSTSVYLDKDGKRILFGQDIHGPFLADFGADMTQWQRSMEHLLALKADVLCEGHFGIYQPGNKVAAYIERYLEEYGE; encoded by the coding sequence ATGGGACCAAAAAAGATACATAGCGGCATCTATCTTGTCGCCAGTTCCGACATCACCGATGGCAAGGATTGCTGCGTCTATCTTCTCGATCTTGGCGAGCTCGTGCTCATCGATGCGGGAGCCGGGACGAGCGCAGACGCGATAGTGCGCAACATCGAGAGCCTCGGCTTCGACGCATCCCGGCTTTCGACGATCATCCTGACGCACTGCCACATCGACCACGTCGGTGGAGCGGCCGCCTTGAGGGAACGCACCGGCGCGAGGATCGTCATGCACGAGCTCGATGCCGGACCTGTGGAGGCCGGCGATCAGAGGATGACCGCCGCCCACTGGTATGGGGTCAGGTTTCAACCGCTGCCGGTGGACCTCACGTTCTGCGCGTCCCGGCATGTTATTGCCATCGGAGGCCATGACATCGTCCTTCTCCACACACCCGGCCACACCCCAGGCTCGACGTCGGTCTATCTTGACAAGGACGGCAAACGCATTCTCTTCGGCCAGGACATACACGGCCCCTTCCTCGCCGATTTCGGGGCCGACATGACACAGTGGCAGCGATCCATGGAGCACCTTCTTGCTCTCAAGGCCGATGTCCTTTGCGAGGGCCACTTCGGCATCTATCAGCCCGGGAACAAGGTTGCGGCCTATATAGAGCGCTATCTCGAGGAATATGGGGAATAG
- a CDS encoding gamma carbonic anhydrase family protein — MGNRSGSRFQASGFRFGALPALPRLAARRPSGVARAGRRTASVGVDSNISSFQGRTPVIHDTAFIDASARVVGDVLVGDGVSIWPMAVLRADEARTVIGSGSALLDMSLVESPEGSPTTVGEGSIISHGAIIHGARIGSGVLVGAGAIVLDDVVVGEGSIIAAGTIVTPRTIIPPNSLVLGSPGKVLRQTTFDEREGTRKQAGGLYRKSRTYLTGE, encoded by the coding sequence ATGGGGAATAGAAGCGGTTCCAGGTTCCAGGCTTCAGGTTTCAGGTTCGGCGCCCTGCCGGCGTTACCACGCCTTGCCGCGCGCAGGCCGAGCGGGGTAGCCCGCGCGGGTCGGCGGACAGCGTCGGTGGGAGTGGACAGCAATATCTCATCGTTTCAAGGCAGGACTCCCGTAATCCATGATACCGCGTTCATTGATGCGTCTGCCCGCGTTGTCGGGGACGTTCTTGTCGGGGACGGCGTCAGCATCTGGCCTATGGCCGTCTTAAGGGCCGATGAGGCCAGGACGGTCATTGGAAGCGGCTCCGCCCTTCTCGACATGTCCCTCGTAGAATCGCCCGAGGGGTCTCCCACCACCGTCGGGGAGGGATCCATCATCAGCCACGGGGCCATCATACATGGGGCTCGCATTGGTTCCGGCGTCCTCGTTGGCGCCGGCGCCATAGTCCTCGACGACGTCGTCGTCGGGGAGGGATCCATCATCGCAGCCGGAACCATCGTCACCCCCCGGACGATCATACCCCCCAACTCCCTGGTCCTCGGGTCACCGGGCAAGGTCCTTCGGCAGACAACCTTCGATGAGAGGGAAGGCACACGAAAACAGGCCGGCGGCCTCTATCGCAAATCGAGGACGTATCTCACCGGGGAATGA